Proteins from a single region of Sphingomonas swuensis:
- the pstB gene encoding phosphate ABC transporter ATP-binding protein PstB, with product MRAEDVKVYYGEKQALKGVSIEVHDDKVTAFIGPSGCGKSTFLRCLNRMNDTIAGARVTGTITLDGEDITSPDMDVVQLRARVGMVFQKPNPFPKSIFENVAYGPRIHGLASGKDEMDAIVEKSLRRAGLWDEVKDRLGESGTALSGGQQQRLCIARAIAVDPEVILMDEPCSALDPIATAKIEELIHELRGRYAIAIVTHNMQQAARVSQRTAFFHLGELIEYGKTSDIFTNPREQRTQDYITGRYG from the coding sequence ATGCGGGCCGAGGACGTCAAGGTCTATTACGGTGAGAAGCAGGCGCTGAAGGGCGTCTCGATCGAGGTGCACGACGACAAGGTCACCGCCTTCATCGGCCCGTCGGGCTGCGGCAAGTCGACCTTCCTGCGCTGCCTCAACCGGATGAACGACACGATCGCCGGCGCCCGCGTGACCGGCACGATCACCCTCGATGGCGAAGACATCACCTCGCCCGACATGGACGTCGTCCAACTCCGCGCCCGGGTCGGCATGGTGTTCCAGAAGCCCAACCCCTTCCCCAAGTCGATCTTCGAGAACGTCGCCTACGGGCCGCGCATCCACGGCCTCGCCAGCGGCAAGGACGAAATGGACGCGATCGTCGAGAAGAGCCTTCGCCGCGCGGGCCTGTGGGACGAGGTCAAGGATCGCCTCGGCGAAAGCGGCACTGCGCTTTCGGGCGGCCAGCAGCAGCGCCTGTGCATCGCCCGCGCCATCGCGGTCGACCCCGAGGTCATCCTGATGGACGAGCCCTGCTCGGCGCTCGACCCGATCGCCACCGCCAAGATCGAGGAGCTCATCCACGAGCTTCGCGGCCGCTACGCCATCGCGATCGTCACCCACAACATGCAGCAGGCGGCGCGGGTCAGCCAGCGGACCGCCTTCTTCCACCTCGGCGAACTGATCGAATACGGCAAGACGAGCGACATCTTCACCAATCCGCGCGAGCAGCGCACCCAGGACTACATCACCGGCCGCTACGGCTGA
- the phoU gene encoding phosphate signaling complex protein PhoU, giving the protein MATQGHTLKAFDEDLDRLRALITEMGGRAEHAIIEAMRCLSERDLDGALRVIEEDKKIDALEAETERRAIQIIALRAPMAGDLRDVVAALKISGVVERIGDYAKNIAKRVPLLEGAAKIEPLSLLPEMARIATAMVHDVLNAFVQRDSDAALRVCERDKAVDDFYDSIFRTLLTHMMENPHIIGQSAHLLFVAKNLERVGDHATNIAEMVFYAATGQQMADRVKGAEGLSS; this is encoded by the coding sequence GTGGCAACTCAGGGACATACGCTGAAGGCTTTCGACGAGGATCTCGACCGCCTCCGGGCGCTCATCACCGAGATGGGCGGCCGGGCCGAGCATGCGATCATCGAGGCGATGCGCTGCCTGTCCGAGCGCGACCTCGACGGCGCGCTTCGGGTGATCGAGGAAGACAAGAAGATCGACGCGCTCGAGGCGGAGACCGAACGCCGCGCGATCCAGATCATCGCGTTGCGTGCGCCGATGGCTGGCGACCTTCGCGACGTCGTCGCCGCGCTCAAGATCTCGGGCGTGGTCGAGCGCATCGGCGACTATGCCAAGAACATCGCCAAGCGCGTGCCGCTGTTAGAAGGCGCGGCCAAGATCGAGCCGCTGTCGCTGCTGCCCGAAATGGCCCGCATCGCCACCGCGATGGTCCATGACGTGCTCAACGCCTTCGTCCAGCGCGACTCCGACGCCGCCCTTCGGGTGTGCGAGCGCGACAAGGCGGTCGACGATTTCTACGACAGCATCTTCCGCACGCTCCTCACCCACATGATGGAGAACCCGCACATCATCGGGCAGTCGGCGCACCTGCTGTTCGTCGCCAAGAACCTCGAGCGGGTCGGCGACCACGCCACCAACATTGCCGAGATGGTCTTCTACGCCGCGACCGGCCAGCAGATGGCGGACCGGGTCAAGGGCGCTGAAGGGCTGTCCAGCTGA
- the phoB gene encoding phosphate regulon transcriptional regulator PhoB codes for MAGAKRLLLVEDDRSLADLITFHFERDGYVVTRTGDGEEALILAEEIRPDIMVLDWMIEGISGIEVCRRLRRRPATANLPILMLTARGEEDDRVRGLETGADDYITKPFSPKELVARAAAVLRRVRPALAAQALDYGGLEMDLVAHRVKRDGKNLSLGPTEYRLLRHFLENPGRVFSRQQLLETVWPHSEEIELRTVDVHIRRLRLAIGEPDLIRTVRSAGYALDAVMA; via the coding sequence ATGGCCGGGGCCAAGCGCCTCCTGCTGGTCGAGGACGACCGCTCGCTCGCCGACCTCATCACCTTCCATTTCGAGCGCGACGGCTATGTCGTCACGCGCACCGGTGACGGCGAGGAAGCGCTGATCCTCGCCGAGGAGATCCGCCCCGACATCATGGTCCTCGACTGGATGATCGAGGGGATCAGCGGGATCGAGGTCTGCCGCCGCCTGCGCCGCCGCCCGGCCACCGCCAACCTGCCAATCCTGATGCTGACCGCGCGCGGTGAGGAGGACGACCGGGTCCGCGGGCTCGAGACCGGCGCCGATGACTATATCACCAAGCCGTTCAGCCCCAAGGAGCTGGTCGCCCGCGCCGCGGCCGTGCTGCGCCGGGTCCGCCCAGCCCTCGCCGCCCAGGCGCTCGATTATGGCGGGCTCGAGATGGACCTCGTCGCGCACCGGGTGAAGCGCGACGGCAAGAACCTCTCGCTCGGCCCGACCGAATACCGCCTGCTCCGCCACTTTCTCGAGAACCCCGGACGCGTCTTCTCGCGCCAGCAGCTGCTCGAGACGGTCTGGCCGCACAGCGAGGAGATCGAGCTTCGCACCGTCGACGTCCACATCCGCCGGCTCCGGCTGGCGATCGGCGAGCCCGACCTCATCCGGACCGTGCGCAGCGCCGGCTATGCGCTCGACGCGGTGATGGCCTGA
- a CDS encoding Ku protein — protein MAARPSWRGQIRLALVSIPVEIYPASKSGASISFHQIHEPSGKRIKYEKVVPGVGPVSTDDIVKGYEISKGEYVLLEPEEIESVKLESRKTLELAHFVDADDIDALYYEKPYFVVPADDLAEEAFIVLREALRRARKIGIGQLAMRGQEYVVAIKPCGRGILMETLRYADELNKASSYFREIDDVEPDADLLELATSLIDKKSGKFDAGEFHNRYIDALKGLIDQKRKAKGGGLVIQDPDDGAKKPKTNVIDLMAALKKSLGESNDNGEPAPPKKPAAKKAAAKPAPSRKPATPRKAAGGKR, from the coding sequence ATGGCCGCCCGTCCCAGCTGGCGCGGACAGATCCGCCTCGCCCTCGTCTCGATCCCCGTCGAAATCTATCCCGCCTCCAAGTCCGGCGCGAGCATCTCCTTCCACCAGATCCACGAGCCGAGCGGCAAGCGGATCAAATATGAGAAGGTGGTGCCCGGGGTCGGGCCGGTCAGCACCGACGACATCGTCAAGGGCTATGAGATCAGCAAGGGCGAATATGTCCTGCTCGAGCCGGAGGAGATCGAGAGCGTCAAGCTCGAGAGCCGCAAGACGCTCGAGCTCGCCCACTTCGTCGATGCCGACGACATCGACGCGCTCTACTACGAGAAGCCCTACTTCGTGGTCCCCGCCGACGACCTCGCCGAGGAGGCGTTCATCGTTCTTCGCGAAGCGCTCCGCCGAGCCCGCAAGATCGGGATCGGCCAGCTCGCCATGCGCGGCCAGGAATATGTCGTCGCGATCAAGCCGTGCGGCCGCGGAATCCTGATGGAGACGCTGCGCTACGCCGACGAGCTCAACAAGGCGTCGAGCTATTTCCGCGAGATCGACGACGTCGAGCCCGACGCCGACCTGCTCGAACTCGCCACCAGCCTGATCGACAAGAAGAGCGGCAAGTTCGACGCCGGCGAATTCCACAACCGCTACATCGATGCGCTCAAGGGCCTCATCGACCAGAAGCGCAAGGCCAAGGGTGGCGGGCTCGTCATCCAGGACCCCGACGACGGCGCGAAGAAGCCCAAGACCAATGTCATCGACCTGATGGCCGCGCTCAAGAAGAGCCTCGGCGAAAGCAACGACAATGGCGAGCCGGCCCCGCCGAAGAAGCCCGCCGCCAAGAAAGCCGCTGCCAAGCCCGCCCCCTCGCGCAAGCCGGCCACCCCGAGAAAGGCTGCGGGGGGCAAACGCTGA
- the ligD gene encoding DNA ligase D, with protein MAKRPSGLTIDTYNAKRDFAKTKEPKGRKLKGKGESFVVQKHEASRLHWDFRLELDGVLKSWAVPRGPSLDPKTNRLAMRTEDHPLDYGGFEGIIPEGEYGGGTVMLWDRGRWIPHPDKDPRKTLEEGHLHFTLEGERMKGEWVMFRMKPKPGEKGEAWMLKKVTDEEARPEEGDALVEACLTSVESGRSMAEIAAGEDVWQSNKGGKKGGRTKRKVVSPPAFQAPQLATLADHVPTGSDWIHEYKYDGYRLLLSVGGGGALAWTRNGKDWSDFFGELTDAAAATLPPGCLLDGEAVALDKDGKPNFQLLQSTVKGGSGQSRPDLAYFAFDLLVDRGEDITALSTLERKKRLAALLEGVPAPLVYGDHIVGKGEQLFDKVCADKGEGIISKKASAPYRGTRSKCWLKIKCIARQEFVVVGWQASDKRRGFRSLHLGVNEGGTLRYVGKVGTGFDTKTIEALSKRMAPMKRDEPALDVPRTARRGSTWIDPTLVAEIAYTEFTTDGVLRHPSFLGLREDKPARDVVLETTATSPSQSDGEGDRAAKRRGGGAKAKVGKGPSDSGSAAATSPSLRDGEDLRTAADFDLRLTSPDRVIFPEDNLTKGDLANYYAAVADLLMVDLANRPMTLIRCPSGRSKNCFFQKHDSGSMGAHVLHVPVKEGDGTTEDYLYVDEPIGALECVQMNTIEFHGWGSRIDPLEKPDRLVFDLDPDEGLGFDRVKTAALRLRDMLADLGLETFPLLSGGKGIHVVAPLDQSRDWPTVKSFAERFSRAIAEAEPETFTANIRKNQRKGRIFLDWLRNQRGATAVLPYSARAREGAPVAAPVTWDELPDLKGANIFSIRDAASLLDRAADKGLKKWGQGRQALPDF; from the coding sequence GTGGCTAAACGCCCCTCCGGCCTCACGATCGACACCTACAATGCCAAGCGCGACTTCGCGAAGACGAAGGAGCCGAAGGGCCGAAAGCTCAAGGGCAAGGGCGAAAGCTTCGTCGTCCAGAAGCATGAGGCCAGTCGCCTTCACTGGGACTTCCGGCTCGAACTCGACGGAGTCCTCAAGAGCTGGGCAGTGCCCCGCGGTCCCAGCCTCGACCCAAAGACCAACCGCCTCGCGATGCGCACCGAGGACCATCCGCTCGACTATGGCGGCTTCGAGGGCATCATCCCCGAGGGCGAATATGGCGGCGGCACGGTCATGCTGTGGGACCGCGGTCGCTGGATCCCGCATCCCGACAAGGACCCGCGCAAGACCCTCGAGGAAGGCCATCTCCACTTCACCCTCGAAGGCGAGCGGATGAAGGGCGAATGGGTGATGTTCCGGATGAAGCCCAAGCCCGGCGAGAAGGGCGAGGCGTGGATGCTCAAGAAGGTCACCGACGAGGAGGCCAGACCCGAGGAAGGCGACGCGCTGGTCGAAGCCTGCCTCACCAGCGTCGAGAGCGGCCGCAGCATGGCCGAGATCGCGGCCGGCGAGGACGTCTGGCAATCGAACAAGGGCGGCAAGAAGGGCGGCCGGACCAAGCGCAAGGTCGTGTCCCCGCCCGCCTTCCAGGCCCCCCAGCTCGCGACCCTCGCCGACCATGTGCCGACCGGCTCGGACTGGATCCACGAGTATAAATATGACGGCTACCGGCTGCTGCTCAGCGTCGGCGGGGGCGGAGCGCTCGCCTGGACCCGCAACGGCAAGGACTGGAGCGATTTCTTCGGCGAGCTGACCGACGCCGCCGCCGCCACGCTTCCACCCGGCTGCCTGCTCGACGGCGAGGCGGTCGCGCTCGACAAGGATGGCAAGCCCAACTTCCAGCTTCTTCAGTCGACCGTGAAGGGCGGCAGCGGCCAGTCCCGCCCCGACCTCGCCTATTTCGCCTTCGACCTTCTCGTCGACCGCGGCGAGGACATCACCGCGCTCTCCACCCTCGAGCGCAAGAAGCGCCTCGCGGCGCTTCTCGAGGGCGTCCCCGCCCCGCTCGTCTACGGCGACCACATCGTCGGCAAGGGCGAACAACTGTTCGACAAGGTCTGCGCCGACAAGGGCGAAGGGATCATCTCCAAGAAGGCCAGCGCGCCCTATCGCGGCACCCGCAGCAAGTGCTGGCTCAAGATCAAGTGCATCGCCCGCCAGGAATTCGTCGTGGTCGGCTGGCAGGCGAGCGACAAGCGCCGCGGCTTCCGCTCGCTCCACTTGGGCGTCAACGAAGGTGGCACGCTCCGCTACGTCGGCAAGGTCGGTACCGGCTTCGACACGAAGACCATCGAGGCGTTGAGCAAACGCATGGCACCGATGAAGCGCGATGAGCCCGCGCTCGACGTTCCCCGCACCGCCCGCCGCGGCTCGACCTGGATCGACCCGACCCTCGTCGCCGAGATCGCCTATACCGAATTCACCACCGACGGCGTCCTCCGGCACCCGAGCTTCCTCGGCCTGCGCGAAGACAAGCCGGCCAGGGACGTCGTGCTGGAAACGACCGCAACCTCCCCGTCGCAGAGCGATGGGGAGGGGGACCGCGCCGCAAAGCGGCGTGGTGGAGGGGCCAAGGCGAAGGTCGGGAAAGGCCCCTCCGACAGCGGCTCCGCCGCTGCCACCTCCCCATCGCTCCGCGACGGGGAGGATCTGCGCACCGCCGCCGACTTCGACCTCCGCCTGACCTCCCCCGATCGCGTCATCTTCCCCGAGGACAATCTCACCAAGGGCGATCTCGCCAACTATTACGCCGCGGTCGCCGACCTCCTCATGGTCGATCTCGCCAACCGCCCGATGACCCTCATCCGCTGCCCCTCGGGCCGCTCGAAGAACTGCTTTTTCCAGAAGCACGACAGCGGCTCGATGGGCGCGCACGTGCTCCACGTCCCGGTCAAGGAAGGCGACGGCACGACCGAGGACTATCTCTACGTCGACGAGCCGATCGGCGCGCTCGAATGCGTGCAGATGAACACCATCGAGTTTCACGGCTGGGGGAGCCGGATCGATCCCCTCGAGAAGCCCGACCGGCTGGTGTTCGACCTCGACCCCGACGAGGGCCTCGGGTTCGACCGCGTCAAGACCGCCGCGCTTCGCCTCCGCGACATGCTCGCCGACTTAGGGCTCGAGACCTTTCCCCTGCTCTCGGGCGGCAAGGGCATTCACGTCGTCGCGCCTCTCGACCAGAGCCGCGACTGGCCGACCGTCAAGAGCTTCGCCGAGCGCTTCAGCCGCGCGATCGCCGAGGCCGAGCCCGAGACCTTCACCGCCAACATCCGCAAGAACCAGCGCAAGGGCCGCATCTTCCTCGACTGGCTTCGCAACCAGCGCGGCGCAACCGCGGTCCTGCCCTACAGCGCCCGCGCCCGCGAGGGCGCCCCGGTCGCCGCGCCGGTCACCTGGGACGAACTGCCTGACCTCAAGGGTGCCAACATCTTCTCGATCCGCGACGCGGCAAGCCTCCTCGACCGGGCGGCGGACAAGGGCCTGAAGAAGTGGGGCCAGGGAAGGCAGGCCCTCCCCGACTTCTAG
- the pip gene encoding prolyl aminopeptidase: MTERRTLYPPIEPYRSGMLEVGDGHSLYWELCGNPQGKPVVFLHGGPGGGASPAHRQQFDPARYHILVFDQRGCGRSTPFASLEANTTWHLVEDIERLRTQVMDCERWQVFGGSWGSTLSLAYAQTYPERVTELILRGIFLFDQHEVDWLYEEGGASQVYPDGWDEFVAPIPEEERGDMMAAYHRRLTSDDEAVQLEAAKAWSKWEGVTVTLLPDPAVIEEFTEPAKAIAVARIENHYMRAGGWLEEGQLLRGVEKIRHIPGVIVQGRHDMCTPPKAAWELHKAWPEATLHIVPDGGHLYSEPGVLDQLVRATDRFADD, encoded by the coding sequence ATGACCGAGCGCCGCACCCTCTACCCGCCGATCGAACCCTATCGCAGCGGCATGCTCGAGGTCGGCGACGGACACAGCCTCTACTGGGAATTGTGCGGCAACCCGCAGGGCAAGCCGGTGGTGTTCCTTCACGGCGGTCCGGGGGGCGGGGCGAGCCCGGCGCACCGCCAGCAGTTCGATCCCGCGCGCTACCATATCCTCGTCTTCGACCAGCGCGGCTGCGGCCGCTCGACGCCCTTCGCAAGCCTCGAGGCGAACACGACCTGGCACCTCGTCGAGGACATCGAGCGGCTGCGGACGCAGGTGATGGATTGCGAGCGCTGGCAGGTGTTCGGCGGGAGCTGGGGCTCGACGCTGTCGCTTGCCTACGCGCAGACCTATCCCGAGCGGGTGACCGAGCTCATCCTGCGCGGGATCTTCCTGTTCGACCAGCATGAGGTCGACTGGCTCTACGAGGAAGGTGGCGCGTCGCAGGTCTATCCGGACGGATGGGACGAGTTCGTCGCGCCGATTCCGGAAGAAGAGCGCGGCGACATGATGGCGGCCTACCATCGGCGGCTGACCAGCGACGACGAAGCGGTGCAGCTCGAAGCAGCCAAGGCGTGGAGCAAGTGGGAGGGCGTGACCGTCACTTTGCTGCCCGATCCGGCGGTGATCGAGGAGTTCACCGAGCCCGCCAAGGCGATCGCGGTGGCGCGGATCGAGAACCACTACATGCGTGCCGGCGGGTGGCTCGAGGAAGGGCAGCTGCTGCGTGGGGTCGAGAAGATCCGGCACATCCCGGGCGTGATCGTGCAGGGTCGCCACGACATGTGCACCCCGCCCAAGGCGGCATGGGAGCTGCACAAGGCCTGGCCGGAAGCAACGCTGCACATCGTCCCCGATGGCGGGCATCTCTACAGCGAGCCGGGAGTGCTCGACCAGCTGGTCCGCGCGACCGACAGGTTCGCCGACGACTAG
- a CDS encoding glutamate--cysteine ligase, with protein sequence MTTRTDLSDSPLITGRDDLLAVFSGGEKPEADWRIGTEHEKFVYRLADHRAPAWDESGGIRDLLMGLTDYGWRPIEEDGKVIALAGSDGTISLEPAGQLELSGAPVESLHETCAEAGRHLEQVKAVGDRLGLGFLGLGMWPDKARAELPIMPKGRYGIMLRHMPRVGGLGLDMMLRTCTIQVNLDYSSEADMVKKFRVGLALQPLATALFANSPLTEGRPNGFKSFRSHIWTDTDPHRTGMLPFVFEEGFGYERYCDYALDVPMYFVMRDGKYIDCAGESFRAFLDGKLPQLPGETPTVADWTDHLSTAFPEVRLKSFLEMRGADGGRWGRICALPALWVGLLYDAGALDAAWDLVKHWSIEEREQLRADVPRLALEASVPGGGTVRELAGRVVEIASAGLASRARLDAGGTNEVGFLDPLREVVATGVTPADRLLAWYHGAWQGDVTKVYDELSF encoded by the coding sequence ATGACCACTAGGACCGACCTTAGCGACAGCCCCCTCATCACTGGCCGCGACGACCTGCTGGCGGTGTTCTCGGGGGGCGAGAAGCCCGAGGCCGACTGGCGGATCGGGACCGAGCACGAGAAGTTCGTCTATCGCCTCGCCGACCATCGCGCGCCCGCCTGGGACGAGTCCGGCGGGATCCGCGACCTGCTGATGGGGCTGACCGACTATGGCTGGCGCCCGATCGAGGAGGACGGCAAGGTCATCGCGCTCGCCGGGAGCGACGGGACCATCAGCCTCGAGCCGGCGGGGCAGCTCGAGCTGTCGGGTGCCCCGGTCGAATCGCTCCACGAGACCTGCGCCGAAGCCGGGCGGCATCTCGAGCAGGTCAAGGCGGTCGGCGACCGCCTTGGGCTTGGCTTCCTCGGGCTCGGCATGTGGCCCGACAAGGCGCGCGCCGAGCTGCCGATCATGCCCAAGGGGCGCTACGGGATCATGCTCCGGCACATGCCGCGCGTGGGCGGGCTCGGGCTCGACATGATGCTTCGCACCTGTACCATCCAGGTCAATCTCGACTACTCGTCCGAAGCCGACATGGTGAAGAAGTTCCGCGTCGGCCTGGCCCTGCAGCCGCTCGCCACCGCGCTGTTCGCCAATTCGCCGCTGACGGAAGGGCGTCCCAACGGCTTCAAGAGCTTCCGAAGCCATATCTGGACCGACACCGACCCGCACCGGACGGGCATGCTGCCCTTCGTGTTCGAGGAGGGCTTCGGCTACGAGCGCTACTGCGACTATGCGCTCGACGTCCCGATGTACTTCGTCATGCGCGACGGCAAGTACATCGACTGTGCGGGGGAGAGCTTCCGGGCATTCCTCGACGGCAAGCTGCCGCAGCTTCCCGGCGAGACCCCGACGGTCGCCGACTGGACCGACCATCTCTCGACCGCCTTCCCCGAGGTCAGGCTGAAGAGCTTCCTCGAGATGCGCGGGGCCGATGGCGGGCGCTGGGGGCGAATCTGCGCGCTTCCCGCTCTGTGGGTCGGGCTGCTCTACGACGCCGGCGCGCTCGACGCGGCATGGGACCTCGTCAAGCACTGGAGCATCGAGGAGCGCGAGCAGCTTCGCGCCGACGTCCCACGGTTGGCGCTGGAGGCATCGGTGCCCGGCGGGGGCACCGTCCGCGAGCTTGCCGGCCGGGTTGTCGAGATCGCCTCGGCCGGGCTGGCAAGCCGCGCCAGGCTCGACGCGGGCGGGACCAACGAGGTCGGCTTCCTCGATCCCCTGCGCGAAGTGGTGGCGACCGGGGTCACGCCCGCCGACCGGCTGCTCGCCTGGTACCATGGCGCGTGGCAGGGCGACGTCACCAAGGTCTATGACGAGCTGAGCTTCTGA
- a CDS encoding 16S rRNA (uracil(1498)-N(3))-methyltransferase translates to MTATPAWPPRSLPRLFVEQPLAADHAVLLEGKPAHYLANVLRLGEGAELLLFDGASGEWRASIEAAAKKRLVLRVTEQVRAAETLPPLTLAFAMIKRAPVEWLVEKATELGVARLQPVVTQRTVVERFNPERLRAIAIEAAEQCGRTRLPEIGEPVKLAALLGVHEGALLFADETGGAPMASVLVPGPATILIGPEGGFTPDERTAILGAGAVGVGLGPRILRAETAALAAVSLYMAGAGDWR, encoded by the coding sequence ATGACCGCCACCCCTGCCTGGCCGCCGCGATCCTTGCCACGCCTGTTCGTCGAGCAGCCGCTGGCGGCGGATCATGCGGTGTTGCTCGAGGGCAAGCCGGCGCATTATCTCGCCAACGTGCTTCGGCTGGGCGAGGGCGCCGAGCTTCTGCTGTTCGACGGGGCGAGCGGCGAGTGGCGGGCGTCGATCGAGGCGGCGGCGAAGAAGCGGCTGGTGCTTCGGGTGACCGAGCAGGTGCGGGCGGCCGAGACCCTGCCGCCGCTGACGCTCGCCTTCGCGATGATCAAGCGCGCGCCGGTCGAGTGGCTGGTCGAGAAGGCGACCGAACTCGGCGTCGCACGGCTGCAGCCGGTGGTGACCCAGCGGACGGTGGTCGAGCGGTTCAATCCCGAGCGGCTCCGGGCGATCGCGATCGAGGCGGCCGAGCAGTGCGGGCGGACTCGGCTGCCGGAGATCGGCGAGCCGGTGAAGCTGGCGGCATTGCTCGGGGTGCATGAGGGGGCGCTGCTGTTTGCCGACGAGACGGGCGGGGCGCCGATGGCTTCGGTGCTGGTGCCGGGACCGGCGACGATCCTGATTGGGCCCGAGGGAGGCTTCACCCCCGACGAGCGGACGGCCATCCTCGGCGCGGGAGCGGTCGGGGTCGGGCTCGGGCCGCGCATCCTCCGCGCCGAGACGGCGGCGCTGGCCGCGGTCAGCCTCTATATGGCGGGCGCCGGGGATTGGCGCTAA
- a CDS encoding MIP/aquaporin family protein has protein sequence MVRRLASEGLGSFFLFACVIGSGIMAQDLSAGNDAVALLGNTLATAAMLFVLITIFGPISGAHLNPAVSLVAALRRELRWRDAILYTSTQLVFGILGAWAAHLMFDLPALQLSVKGRTGVGQWIGEAIATFGLVLTILGSVRSRREWVAPSVALYITAAYWFTSSTSFANPAITIARSLTNTFAGIAPHDVPPFIIAQLVGAGAAALLARWLIDPS, from the coding sequence ATGGTTCGAAGGCTTGCGAGCGAAGGACTGGGTTCCTTCTTCCTGTTCGCCTGCGTCATCGGCTCCGGCATCATGGCCCAGGACCTCAGTGCCGGAAACGATGCGGTGGCGCTGCTGGGCAATACACTTGCCACGGCAGCCATGCTGTTCGTGCTGATCACCATATTCGGGCCCATCTCGGGCGCACATCTGAACCCCGCCGTCAGCCTTGTCGCTGCGTTGCGGAGAGAGCTTAGGTGGCGCGATGCCATTCTTTACACGTCGACGCAGCTAGTCTTCGGCATTCTCGGCGCGTGGGCGGCGCACCTGATGTTCGACCTGCCGGCGCTACAGCTCTCGGTGAAGGGGCGCACCGGAGTTGGTCAGTGGATCGGGGAGGCGATCGCTACCTTTGGACTTGTGCTGACCATCCTGGGCTCTGTCCGCTCTCGCCGGGAGTGGGTTGCTCCAAGCGTGGCGCTCTACATCACAGCCGCATATTGGTTCACGTCATCGACCAGCTTCGCCAATCCGGCGATCACGATTGCACGAAGCCTGACGAACACCTTTGCCGGCATTGCCCCGCACGACGTTCCTCCGTTCATCATCGCTCAGCTTGTCGGGGCGGGAGCGGCGGCACTGCTTGCAAGGTGGTTGATCGATCCCAGCTAA
- the arsC gene encoding arsenate reductase (glutaredoxin) (This arsenate reductase requires both glutathione and glutaredoxin to convert arsenate to arsenite, after which the efflux transporter formed by ArsA and ArsB can extrude the arsenite from the cell, providing resistance.) encodes MDVIIYHNLDCGTSRNALGMIRNAGIEPHVIEYLKTPPSRALLVWLMQRADLSARDLLRQKGTPYADLRLDDAQLSEGQLIDAMIAHPLLINRPLVVSPLGVKLCRPSEAVLELLPANQKLPFTKEDGEQVLTDDGSRVR; translated from the coding sequence ATGGACGTCATCATCTATCACAATCTCGATTGCGGCACGTCGCGCAACGCACTGGGAATGATCCGCAACGCAGGCATCGAGCCGCACGTCATCGAGTATCTCAAGACCCCGCCAAGCCGCGCACTGCTCGTCTGGCTCATGCAACGTGCCGACCTGTCGGCACGCGACCTTCTACGGCAGAAGGGGACGCCTTATGCGGACCTTCGCCTCGACGATGCGCAACTCAGCGAAGGCCAGCTAATCGACGCGATGATCGCGCATCCGCTCCTCATCAACCGGCCCCTGGTCGTATCGCCACTCGGCGTGAAACTCTGCCGGCCTTCCGAAGCGGTGCTGGAGTTGCTTCCGGCAAACCAGAAACTCCCTTTCACGAAGGAAGATGGCGAACAGGTTCTGACCGACGACGGATCGCGTGTCCGGTAA